A stretch of Microcoleus sp. FACHB-68 DNA encodes these proteins:
- a CDS encoding PAS domain S-box protein, translating to MSRNLAETQPEQSLSPNENLYRELVQNANCIILQMDTQGHITFINHFAQSFFGYSQDEILGRSVVGTIVPQTDTSGRDLDATIRDIIQHPEQYQRNENENMCRNGDRLWVAWTNKAILDADGHIAEILCIGNDMTARIKAEEELRKSEARYRAIIEDQTELICRFLADGTLTFVNGAYCRYFAKESEELIGKNLFSLILEEERETVKSCITCLNQEEPVRIVEHKVTLPNGHIQWHQWTNRALFDDQGNFIEYQGVGRDITPLKQAQAALQLANAELECRVEDRTAALVRANKHLRLEIAQREQAEQALLLQRNFVSTILDTAGALVVVLDTQGRIIRFNRACEQTTGYSAEEVIGQPFWDLFLLPEEVEPVKNVFKTLCLGELPMQYENHWVARDGRRRLIAWSNKALLDSTGNVEYIIGSGIDITERSRAEEALRKSEAFLRTIVANAPLTLWAVDREGKFTFSEGKVLETLGLRPGQLLGQSIFDVYREVPQIVENCRRALAGEAFSCTVELNGLAFESWYNPLFNDSGQVTGLIGTAFDITERKRALEAIERERRLFMGGPVTVFRWREQENWPVEYVSPNVSQWGFDPEELMSGRVPYDRILHPDDLARACAEVEANIAAGLTSFEQDYRIICPDGQVRWVYDFTFVVRNDAGQVINYEGYVLDITDRKRAEANNRSLVSAIPDLIFRIGRDGTYLDVKAPKDSFILKPASEQIGKNIYDILPASVAKQRMDYVEKALATGELQVFEFQLPFPDLKEHYYEARIVVSGEDEVLTIVRDITQRKQAEQALQEAKDQLQAVLDAVPGCVSWIGSDLKYQGVNRYLANICGLSPADFVGKEMGFLNIAGGFREFVNQFFASPAQEASQEIEIAQPLHENIAIKTPNKHHLLVAQKYLQGQAAVCVGVDITDRKQAQEALLQSEQKFSKAFRSSPSSMSISTLNEGRYLDVNESCLRIFGYQRDEVIGRTSYELNLWVNLEDRERMKQQLLEDGVVYNQDVQLRTKTGEVRVGLLSAEIITLNGECCLLAVTNDITDRVLAEKQLREAQERERLLAEIALRVHQSCDLEQILNTTVEEVRQFLKADRVYIGHLDENLDGLIVAESVTAGFPSSLGHVTPRDIYFGEIKILFDEVSVRAVDDTSLKESPSAYIAQYYADFKVKSSLAVRLLVDDQMFGLLVANQCDHPRHWEPFELQFLERLATPVSMAIKQAQLYQKLAASAANLEWLVGERTAQLQQRNQELQEINQLKDLFLHAVTHDLRTPVMGSLLVLNNLLSSQPAAGETGIQNLSSKIEIPRSILERMIQGSQRQLKMINSLLEVHSTEVRGIVLEREPLQLSRLIAAIVADLEPLLAKNQAMLTNWVPAELPVVSADSAQLWRVFENLITNALNHNPPGLQLTIAATVISEEITETTDEEAANFVISSNPRLQMIRCTVQDSGVGMSQEQCNQLFELYTRGTHARRSTGLGLGLYLCRQIITAHGGEIGVDSVPGSGSTFWFTLPLDIQ from the coding sequence ATGTCTAGAAACCTTGCAGAGACTCAGCCAGAACAGTCATTAAGCCCCAATGAGAACTTGTACCGAGAACTTGTCCAAAACGCAAATTGCATCATTTTGCAAATGGACACTCAGGGACATATTACTTTTATCAATCATTTCGCTCAAAGCTTTTTTGGCTACTCTCAGGATGAAATTCTAGGCAGAAGTGTCGTGGGTACGATTGTGCCTCAAACAGATACATCCGGGCGCGATCTCGATGCCACGATCCGGGATATCATTCAACATCCGGAACAGTATCAGCGCAATGAAAATGAAAATATGTGTCGCAATGGCGATCGCCTCTGGGTCGCGTGGACGAACAAAGCGATTTTAGACGCAGACGGGCACATTGCAGAAATCCTTTGTATTGGTAATGATATGACGGCTCGCATTAAAGCAGAAGAGGAACTGCGGAAAAGTGAAGCCCGCTATCGCGCGATTATCGAAGATCAAACCGAATTAATCTGCCGATTTTTGGCAGATGGCACCCTCACTTTTGTTAATGGTGCGTACTGTCGTTACTTTGCCAAAGAAAGCGAAGAATTGATTGGAAAAAATCTATTTTCTTTAATTTTAGAAGAAGAGCGAGAAACGGTTAAAAGTTGTATCACTTGCCTCAATCAGGAAGAGCCGGTGAGGATAGTTGAACACAAAGTCACGTTACCAAACGGACATATTCAGTGGCACCAGTGGACAAATCGGGCACTGTTTGATGATCAAGGTAACTTTATTGAATATCAGGGTGTGGGGCGAGATATTACCCCTCTGAAACAGGCACAAGCCGCATTGCAACTGGCAAATGCAGAACTCGAATGCCGGGTGGAGGATCGCACCGCTGCTTTAGTGAGAGCAAACAAGCACCTGCGCTTAGAAATTGCTCAACGCGAGCAGGCAGAGCAAGCACTTTTGCTTCAGCGCAACTTTGTTTCTACAATTCTCGATACTGCCGGCGCTTTAGTGGTGGTTCTCGACACGCAAGGGAGAATTATCCGCTTTAATCGAGCTTGTGAGCAAACCACCGGATACTCGGCTGAGGAAGTGATTGGTCAGCCTTTCTGGGATTTGTTCTTGCTGCCGGAAGAAGTCGAGCCGGTTAAAAACGTCTTTAAAACCCTTTGCTTGGGGGAACTGCCGATGCAGTATGAAAACCATTGGGTGGCCCGCGATGGCAGACGCCGGCTGATTGCTTGGTCGAATAAGGCACTTTTAGATAGCACTGGCAATGTTGAATATATTATCGGCAGTGGAATTGACATCACCGAACGTTCGAGAGCTGAAGAAGCGCTGCGAAAAAGTGAAGCGTTTCTGCGTACCATCGTTGCGAATGCGCCACTCACGTTATGGGCAGTTGATCGGGAGGGGAAATTCACCTTTTCAGAAGGCAAAGTTTTAGAGACACTGGGACTGCGTCCCGGACAACTGCTGGGGCAATCCATTTTTGATGTTTATCGGGAAGTGCCCCAAATTGTAGAGAACTGCCGCCGCGCGTTGGCCGGCGAAGCATTTAGCTGTACAGTCGAGCTAAATGGGCTGGCGTTTGAGTCTTGGTACAATCCGCTGTTTAACGATAGCGGTCAAGTCACCGGCTTAATTGGAACCGCGTTTGATATTACGGAACGCAAACGAGCGCTAGAGGCTATTGAGCGAGAACGCCGGCTGTTTATGGGAGGGCCGGTAACCGTTTTCCGGTGGCGCGAACAAGAAAACTGGCCGGTGGAATATGTCTCACCAAATGTCAGTCAATGGGGTTTCGATCCAGAGGAATTAATGAGTGGCAGAGTGCCCTACGACCGCATTCTGCATCCTGATGATCTGGCCAGAGCCTGTGCTGAGGTGGAAGCCAATATTGCTGCCGGTTTGACTTCTTTTGAACAGGACTACCGAATTATTTGCCCTGACGGTCAGGTACGGTGGGTTTATGACTTCACGTTTGTTGTCCGAAATGATGCTGGACAAGTGATTAATTATGAGGGGTATGTTCTCGATATCACCGACCGCAAGCGGGCTGAAGCGAACAATCGCAGCTTAGTGAGCGCCATCCCAGATTTAATTTTTCGGATTGGCAGAGATGGCACTTATTTAGATGTGAAAGCGCCAAAAGATAGCTTTATACTGAAACCTGCCAGTGAGCAAATTGGCAAAAACATTTACGACATTTTGCCGGCATCTGTGGCGAAGCAGCGCATGGATTATGTTGAAAAAGCTTTAGCAACAGGTGAGTTGCAAGTTTTTGAGTTTCAGTTGCCTTTTCCAGACCTCAAAGAACATTATTATGAGGCGCGAATTGTCGTAAGTGGGGAAGATGAAGTTTTGACAATTGTGCGAGATATCACCCAGCGTAAGCAAGCAGAACAAGCTCTCCAAGAGGCAAAAGACCAATTGCAAGCGGTTTTAGATGCAGTGCCGGGATGTGTTTCTTGGATTGGCTCAGATTTAAAATATCAGGGAGTCAATCGGTATTTAGCAAATATTTGTGGGTTATCACCGGCAGACTTTGTGGGCAAAGAAATGGGCTTTCTCAATATAGCCGGTGGATTTAGAGAGTTTGTGAATCAATTTTTTGCCTCGCCGGCACAGGAAGCCTCTCAAGAAATAGAGATCGCTCAGCCGCTGCATGAAAACATTGCGATAAAAACTCCAAACAAACATCATTTATTGGTGGCTCAAAAATACTTACAAGGTCAAGCTGCTGTCTGTGTTGGTGTTGATATTACAGACCGCAAGCAAGCTCAGGAGGCGCTGTTACAGTCAGAGCAAAAGTTTTCAAAAGCCTTTCGTTCCAGCCCAAGTTCAATGAGCATTAGTACCCTAAATGAGGGGCGCTATTTGGATGTGAATGAGAGTTGCTTACGGATTTTTGGCTATCAGCGCGACGAGGTAATCGGGCGAACTTCCTACGAACTCAATCTTTGGGTTAATCTTGAAGATCGCGAAAGAATGAAACAGCAATTGCTAGAGGATGGTGTTGTTTATAACCAGGACGTTCAACTGCGGACAAAAACAGGAGAAGTGCGTGTGGGTTTGCTTTCTGCTGAAATTATTACGCTTAACGGTGAGTGTTGTTTGTTAGCGGTTACGAATGATATTACTGACCGAGTTTTGGCTGAGAAACAATTGCGGGAAGCGCAAGAACGCGAACGTTTGTTAGCAGAAATTGCCTTGCGCGTTCACCAGTCTTGTGATTTGGAGCAAATTCTTAACACAACGGTTGAGGAAGTTCGGCAATTTTTGAAAGCTGATCGCGTTTATATCGGTCATTTGGATGAGAATTTAGATGGTTTAATTGTCGCAGAATCTGTGACTGCCGGCTTTCCCTCTTCTTTAGGACACGTGACCCCGCGTGATATCTATTTTGGGGAAATTAAAATACTTTTTGACGAGGTTTCAGTTCGCGCTGTTGATGATACCAGTCTGAAGGAATCTCCTTCTGCTTATATTGCCCAGTATTATGCAGATTTTAAAGTCAAATCGAGTTTGGCAGTTCGGCTGCTTGTGGACGATCAGATGTTTGGATTGTTGGTGGCGAATCAATGCGATCATCCGCGTCACTGGGAACCGTTTGAGCTGCAATTTTTGGAACGACTGGCGACGCCGGTATCAATGGCGATTAAACAAGCCCAACTTTACCAAAAATTAGCAGCGAGTGCGGCTAATTTGGAATGGCTGGTAGGGGAACGCACGGCGCAGTTGCAACAGCGAAATCAGGAATTGCAAGAGATTAATCAGTTGAAAGATTTGTTTTTACACGCAGTTACTCACGATTTACGAACGCCGGTGATGGGTTCGTTATTGGTATTGAATAATTTGCTGAGCAGTCAGCCGGCTGCTGGGGAGACTGGTATTCAGAATTTATCCTCTAAAATTGAAATTCCTCGCTCAATTTTAGAGCGGATGATTCAAGGCAGTCAGCGGCAACTTAAGATGATTAATTCGCTGCTAGAAGTTCATTCCACTGAAGTGCGAGGAATTGTACTTGAGCGGGAGCCGCTGCAGTTGAGCCGGCTCATTGCAGCAATTGTGGCGGACTTAGAGCCTCTGTTGGCTAAAAATCAAGCAATGCTGACTAATTGGGTGCCGGCTGAGCTGCCGGTGGTGAGTGCGGATTCGGCGCAGTTATGGCGCGTGTTTGAAAATCTAATCACGAATGCTTTAAATCATAATCCGCCAGGACTTCAATTAACGATTGCTGCGACAGTGATTAGTGAGGAAATAACAGAAACAACAGACGAGGAAGCAGCAAATTTTGTTATTTCTTCTAATCCAAGATTGCAGATGATTCGCTGCACAGTTCAAGACAGTGGCGTAGGGATGAGTCAAGAGCAATGCAATCAATTATTTGAACTTTACACTCGTGGCACTCATGCCCGCCGATCTACCGGCCTTGGTTTGGGGTTATATTTATGCCGGCAAATTATTACTGCTCACGGCGGTGAAATTGGGGTCGATAGTGTTCCGGGTTCTGGGTCTACTTTCTGGTTCACTTTACCTCTAGACATACAGTAG
- the crn3 gene encoding CRISPR-associated ring nuclease Crn3/Csx3, which yields MNAIQLKVIPHQTHSGLPYQHLHIEITNDNGIIMLADLKGLKLPPGIDFTQGIVIEGKGPIWLYGYLVHECHPAAWVGCYDPRLGIVVVSTHTHEVSISEVFKVDMPVLGGSECSLSRQFESCLRVKFRFEQVQHSLEAMVNQTARIEKGKHFKIFPTFNKLFIC from the coding sequence ATGAATGCCATTCAACTCAAAGTGATTCCTCATCAAACTCACTCAGGTTTGCCTTATCAGCATCTGCACATTGAAATTACGAATGACAATGGGATTATTATGCTGGCAGACCTCAAGGGATTAAAACTTCCCCCAGGAATTGATTTTACGCAAGGTATTGTCATTGAAGGGAAAGGCCCCATTTGGCTTTACGGCTATCTCGTCCATGAATGTCACCCGGCAGCTTGGGTCGGGTGTTATGACCCCCGGTTAGGAATAGTAGTGGTATCGACTCATACCCATGAGGTTTCGATTTCTGAGGTGTTTAAGGTGGATATGCCGGTTTTGGGAGGCAGTGAGTGTTCGCTTTCCCGACAATTTGAATCATGTTTACGAGTTAAATTTCGTTTTGAGCAAGTGCAGCACAGTCTTGAAGCAATGGTGAATCAAACTGCCAGAATCGAGAAAGGCAAGCACTTTAAAATTTTTCCAACTTTTAACAAGTTATTTATATGCTAA
- a CDS encoding NifU family protein — MELTPDNVETVLDELRPYLMADGGNVELVELDGPIVKLRLQGACGSCPSSTMTLRMGIERKLREMIPEIAEVEQVI, encoded by the coding sequence CTGGAACTAACCCCAGACAACGTAGAAACTGTTTTGGATGAACTGCGTCCCTACCTGATGGCTGATGGTGGCAACGTTGAGCTAGTTGAATTAGACGGCCCGATTGTCAAACTGCGCTTGCAAGGAGCCTGCGGTTCCTGTCCTAGCTCTACAATGACCCTGAGAATGGGCATTGAGCGGAAATTGCGTGAAATGATCCCAGAAATTGCCGAAGTCGAGCAAGTGATCTAG
- a CDS encoding glycoside hydrolase, with amino-acid sequence MPHPLYVAFIWHQHQPLYKNRSNGQYRLPWVRLHGTKDYLDLVLLLERYPKLHQTVNLVPSLILQLEDYIDGTALDPYLTAALTPTEQLNTEQKHFIIEHFFDANHHTLIDPHPRYAELYHQRQDKGWPWCLENWNGQDYSDLLAWHNLAWIDPLFWDDPEIAQWLEQGKNFTLSDRQRIYSKQRDILRRIVPQHRQMQQAGQLEVTTTPYTHPILPLLADTDAGRVAVPHMTLPQHRFQWEEDIPRHLQKAWDMYTDRFGQAPRGLWPSEQSVSPQILPYIAKQGFNWICSDEAVLGCTLKTFFHRDGVGNVCEPELLYRPYRLETPHGDLAIVFRDHRLSDLIGFTYSAMEPKQAAADLVGHLEAISRTLKYRQPGDGTALEQPWLVTIALDGENCWEFYQQDGKPFLEQLYQTLSDAPDLKLVTVSEFIEQFPPTEKLPADRLHSGSWVDGSFTTWIGDPAKNRAWDLLTHARQVLANHPEATEENNPEAWEALYAAEGSDWFWWFGEGHSSNQDAIFDQLFREHLAAIYQALNEPVPTELMHAVEIHENQGDHLPQSFIHPVIDGVGDEQDWDKAGRLDIGGARGTMHRSSAVQRLWYGVDHLNFYLRLDFKSGTQPGKDCPSELNLLWYYPDRTMHNSRAPLASLPDEAPVNYSFHHHLGINLVTQTSWFQEAGEHHQWHPRAGRAQVALDKCLEIAIPWADLPMNPDWSLRLVLMLSDAGQFRDYVPENSLIPIEMP; translated from the coding sequence ATGCCCCATCCCCTCTACGTTGCGTTTATCTGGCATCAACATCAGCCGCTGTACAAAAATCGCAGCAACGGTCAATACCGGCTGCCTTGGGTACGGCTGCACGGTACAAAAGATTACCTGGATCTCGTATTATTGCTAGAGCGCTATCCCAAACTGCATCAAACGGTGAACCTAGTTCCCTCATTGATTTTGCAGTTAGAGGATTACATCGACGGCACTGCACTCGACCCTTACCTGACAGCAGCGCTAACGCCAACGGAACAGCTCAACACCGAACAAAAGCATTTCATCATTGAGCATTTCTTTGACGCCAATCACCACACCTTAATTGATCCCCACCCCCGCTACGCCGAACTGTACCATCAACGACAAGACAAGGGATGGCCGTGGTGCTTGGAAAATTGGAACGGGCAAGATTACAGCGACTTACTTGCTTGGCATAACTTAGCTTGGATTGATCCCCTGTTTTGGGATGACCCAGAAATCGCGCAGTGGTTAGAGCAAGGGAAGAACTTTACCTTAAGTGACCGGCAACGAATTTATTCCAAACAGCGAGACATTCTCCGCCGCATCGTCCCGCAACACCGGCAGATGCAACAAGCCGGTCAGTTGGAGGTAACAACAACGCCCTACACCCACCCGATTTTACCCTTACTAGCAGATACAGATGCCGGTCGGGTGGCAGTGCCGCACATGACCTTACCGCAACATCGTTTCCAGTGGGAAGAAGATATTCCCCGGCACTTGCAGAAAGCTTGGGATATGTATACCGACCGCTTCGGTCAAGCGCCGCGCGGATTATGGCCCTCAGAGCAGTCTGTCAGTCCGCAAATTTTGCCCTATATTGCCAAGCAAGGGTTTAACTGGATTTGCTCGGATGAAGCGGTGCTCGGTTGTACACTCAAGACCTTTTTCCACCGGGATGGTGTGGGGAATGTTTGCGAACCGGAGTTACTTTACCGGCCTTATCGCTTAGAAACGCCTCACGGGGATCTGGCAATTGTATTTAGAGATCACCGGCTTTCAGATTTAATCGGCTTTACTTATAGCGCGATGGAACCAAAACAGGCCGCTGCCGATTTGGTTGGCCATTTGGAAGCAATTTCACGAACCCTAAAATACCGGCAACCGGGTGATGGCACAGCTTTAGAACAACCTTGGTTGGTGACAATTGCCTTAGATGGGGAAAATTGCTGGGAATTCTATCAACAGGATGGCAAACCCTTCTTAGAACAGCTTTATCAAACCCTAAGCGACGCACCGGATCTAAAACTGGTGACGGTTTCCGAGTTTATCGAGCAGTTCCCCCCGACGGAAAAACTGCCGGCAGATCGTCTGCACAGCGGTTCCTGGGTGGATGGCAGCTTTACAACGTGGATCGGTGATCCCGCAAAAAATCGGGCTTGGGATTTGCTCACACACGCGCGGCAGGTACTCGCCAATCATCCAGAGGCGACCGAAGAAAACAATCCGGAAGCGTGGGAAGCGCTATATGCGGCGGAGGGTTCTGACTGGTTCTGGTGGTTTGGTGAAGGCCATTCCTCGAACCAAGATGCGATTTTTGACCAGCTATTCCGCGAACATTTAGCGGCGATTTATCAAGCGCTGAATGAGCCGGTTCCCACTGAGTTGATGCATGCGGTGGAGATCCACGAAAATCAGGGGGATCACCTGCCACAAAGCTTTATTCATCCCGTTATCGATGGGGTGGGGGATGAGCAAGACTGGGATAAGGCAGGCCGGCTCGATATTGGTGGCGCACGGGGAACGATGCACCGCAGTTCAGCGGTTCAGCGGCTTTGGTATGGGGTGGATCACTTGAATTTCTATCTGCGGCTAGATTTCAAAAGTGGCACGCAACCGGGCAAGGATTGCCCATCAGAGCTAAATTTGCTGTGGTACTATCCGGATCGGACGATGCACAACAGCCGTGCGCCTCTGGCAAGTCTCCCGGATGAAGCGCCGGTGAATTATAGCTTTCACCACCATTTAGGGATTAATTTGGTGACGCAAACCTCTTGGTTTCAGGAAGCCGGTGAGCATCATCAGTGGCATCCCCGTGCCGGTCGTGCTCAGGTGGCTTTAGATAAGTGTTTGGAAATCGCGATTCCGTGGGCCGATTTGCCAATGAATCCAGATTGGTCACTGCGATTGGTGTTGATGCTTTCCGATGCCGGTCAATTCCGTGATTACGTGCCGGAGAATTCCTTAATTCCGATTGAGATGCCGTAG
- the lysS gene encoding lysine--tRNA ligase — protein sequence MTRSEAEVRAQKVDELRAQGIEPYPSQSYQRSHTTQQVHDLFSQPGNELQNEETDPEERELRVSGRITSKRDSGKICFIDLTDATGKIQLKIEKNEVTGDPGLSFDQIKKLLDVGDFAGAVGIGCRTKRGELSIQVKELDVLSKATIPFPDAYYGVNDPETCRRHREMDLAGNLESFNRFQLRSRIIQSIRAYLVDANFYEIETPILQAIYGGAAARPFITHHNALDVDLYLRIAPELFLKRAVCGGFERVFELGRVFRNEGVDSTHNPEFTGLEVYQAYADYFDILAVVEDVMCHAATAVFGEQTEIEYQGQTISLNRQYDYSDKYPGFAGKHWQVKTMVEAVKDETGLDFDVLDLPAAIQAAEERGLNLSKLEKQSLGYVLYAVFDKLVESTLIQPTFIIDFPVEVSPLAKGHRSKPGYVERFELFIAGTEYSNGFSELNDPKEQRKRFEEQLAQKNAGDDEAHPMDEDFIEALSLGMPNCAGMGIGVDRLVMLLTNTQSIRDVVMFPTMRPVKDS from the coding sequence ATGACTCGGAGTGAAGCGGAAGTTCGAGCGCAAAAAGTAGATGAACTGCGAGCGCAAGGGATAGAACCTTATCCCAGCCAATCTTATCAGCGGTCGCACACCACACAACAAGTTCACGATTTATTTAGTCAGCCAGGAAACGAACTGCAAAATGAAGAAACCGACCCCGAAGAACGTGAACTTCGGGTTTCAGGACGTATTACTTCAAAACGTGACAGTGGCAAAATTTGCTTTATCGATTTAACCGATGCCACCGGCAAGATTCAACTGAAGATCGAAAAGAACGAAGTTACCGGCGATCCCGGCTTATCTTTTGACCAAATTAAAAAACTGCTTGATGTGGGAGATTTCGCCGGCGCTGTTGGAATTGGCTGTCGCACTAAGCGGGGAGAACTTTCAATTCAGGTTAAAGAATTGGATGTTTTGTCAAAAGCAACAATCCCCTTTCCTGATGCCTATTACGGTGTAAATGACCCGGAAACTTGCCGCCGGCATCGGGAAATGGATCTGGCCGGCAACTTAGAATCTTTCAATCGTTTTCAACTTCGCAGCCGCATCATTCAAAGCATTCGCGCTTACTTAGTTGACGCGAATTTTTATGAAATTGAAACCCCAATTTTGCAAGCCATTTATGGCGGCGCTGCGGCTAGACCTTTCATCACCCATCATAACGCCCTAGATGTCGATTTGTATCTGCGGATTGCCCCAGAATTGTTTTTAAAAAGGGCTGTTTGTGGCGGTTTTGAGCGGGTTTTTGAACTCGGTAGAGTGTTTAGAAATGAAGGCGTTGACAGCACCCATAATCCTGAATTTACAGGATTAGAAGTTTACCAGGCTTATGCAGATTACTTCGATATTTTAGCAGTGGTAGAAGATGTCATGTGTCACGCTGCTACGGCTGTTTTTGGGGAGCAAACAGAAATTGAATATCAGGGACAAACGATTAGCTTAAACCGGCAATACGATTACAGTGACAAATATCCAGGGTTTGCCGGCAAGCATTGGCAAGTCAAAACAATGGTTGAAGCGGTTAAAGATGAAACCGGCTTAGATTTTGATGTTTTAGATTTACCGGCAGCCATCCAAGCAGCAGAAGAACGGGGACTTAACCTTTCTAAGTTAGAAAAACAAAGCTTAGGTTATGTTCTCTATGCCGTCTTTGATAAGTTGGTAGAATCAACCTTAATTCAGCCAACGTTTATCATAGATTTTCCCGTAGAAGTCAGTCCCTTGGCGAAAGGACATCGCAGCAAGCCGGGTTATGTTGAGCGGTTTGAATTATTTATCGCCGGCACTGAATATTCCAACGGATTTTCAGAGTTAAATGATCCGAAAGAGCAAAGAAAGCGATTTGAAGAACAGTTAGCGCAAAAGAATGCCGGTGATGATGAAGCGCATCCAATGGATGAAGATTTTATCGAAGCTTTATCGTTAGGAATGCCGAATTGTGCCGGCATGGGAATTGGAGTAGATCGCCTCGTGATGCTGTTAACAAATACGCAAAGTATCCGAGATGTGGTGATGTTCCCCACCATGAGACCTGTGAAGGATTCTTAG
- a CDS encoding calcium-binding protein: MPTYLGTIFSDIYIGTFRDEDIVGGSGNDTLAGEGGDDIIEGGFGDDLLDGGLGADILDGGYGADIIDGGANSDLLYGGDNVDIIVGAGGSDTIYGQAGIDYIDGEEGNDLIFAGVGDDYVDGGIGNDILNGNTGNDTLLGAGGDDYVDGGDDNDLLWGEFGADTLLGDFGNDSLLGEEGDDYLDGGAGSDYLDGGSDNDALFGGVNDDTMLGAEDEDYLDGETGDDWLFGETGNDILYGRSGNDYLDGGFGKDYVDGFNGNDILIGGANNDTLDAGYGNDTIIGGTGDDMILLGDDDSSDTVIYDFVDGFDVIVGFERCRCGESVDTIIFNDIYSIDVVTVEDGTEFRLSDGIVGNSGFGSGELLITMLETQGFTADNIQYNISSTNTTELLFG; this comes from the coding sequence ATGCCTACCTACTTGGGGACTATCTTCAGTGACATCTACATAGGGACTTTCCGCGATGAAGACATCGTGGGGGGAAGCGGCAATGACACCCTTGCCGGCGAAGGTGGCGATGATATCATCGAAGGCGGCTTTGGGGATGACTTACTTGATGGCGGACTCGGTGCTGATATTCTTGATGGCGGATATGGCGCAGATATTATTGATGGGGGTGCCAATTCTGACTTACTTTATGGCGGAGACAACGTTGACATCATTGTAGGCGCAGGCGGCAGTGACACTATTTATGGACAAGCCGGCATAGACTACATCGACGGAGAAGAAGGCAACGATCTGATTTTCGCTGGTGTTGGCGATGACTACGTCGATGGCGGCATTGGCAATGACATTCTCAATGGCAACACCGGCAACGATACCTTACTCGGTGCCGGTGGCGATGACTACGTCGATGGCGGGGATGACAATGACTTGCTTTGGGGAGAATTCGGCGCAGACACCCTTTTAGGGGACTTCGGCAATGACTCGCTGCTTGGCGAGGAAGGCGATGACTACCTCGATGGCGGCGCTGGCAGCGACTACCTTGATGGCGGCAGCGATAATGATGCGCTTTTTGGTGGGGTTAATGATGACACGATGCTAGGCGCGGAGGATGAAGACTATCTCGATGGCGAAACAGGTGATGACTGGCTTTTTGGTGAAACCGGCAACGATATTCTCTATGGCAGAAGTGGCAATGACTACCTTGATGGTGGGTTTGGTAAAGACTATGTCGATGGGTTTAACGGCAATGATATTCTCATCGGTGGTGCGAATAACGACACTTTAGATGCCGGTTATGGCAACGATACAATCATTGGTGGCACGGGTGACGACATGATCCTGCTCGGAGATGATGACTCATCAGATACCGTTATTTATGACTTTGTAGATGGTTTTGATGTCATTGTTGGATTTGAGCGGTGTCGGTGCGGTGAGTCTGTCGATACCATCATCTTTAATGACATTTACTCAATTGATGTTGTTACGGTTGAAGACGGTACAGAATTCCGTCTCAGCGATGGAATTGTCGGTAATAGCGGCTTCGGAAGCGGTGAATTGCTGATCACCATGCTAGAAACTCAAGGTTTTACAGCCGATAATATTCAGTACAATATTTCCTCCACAAACACCACTGAATTATTATTTGGCTAA